One Deltaproteobacteria bacterium genomic region harbors:
- a CDS encoding sigma-54-dependent Fis family transcriptional regulator, giving the protein MKPQILLVDDDLPTRFGFNKYLTKVGYEVREASTLHQAQEAVSSQRFDALLLDLLMPDGNGLDWVPVLRANYPDLPIIIITGAGDLPMAVEAMRKGADNFLTKPVDMAGLEVFLQKILEVGTIRRRHYSEQRLFKKEELYFGQSQTIQKVRELAILAAETDSAVLLQGESGVGKGMLAQWIHYHSRRSSNPFVEINCSGLRGDLLSSELFGAVRGAFTSAVQDRSGLIEVADRGSLFLDEVGDMELNVQAQFLKVIEEKTFRRLGDVKPRRSDFRLICATHKDLQEEIAHDRFRKELYFRIHVFPIMLPPLRERPEDIPDLVSHILATFGASGTRVSPEVLGLLITYPWPGNIRELRNVLERACLLAKGKPLEPIHFPGLEIPASGPESRKKDQSANQLRISQIRSLLKEFSGDKNKTAQALGVSRATLYRRLKQFDEGA; this is encoded by the coding sequence ATGAAACCCCAAATCCTCTTAGTCGATGATGACCTCCCCACCCGTTTTGGTTTTAATAAGTACCTGACCAAGGTCGGCTATGAAGTGCGGGAAGCCTCCACGCTACACCAGGCTCAGGAAGCCGTCTCTTCTCAACGGTTTGACGCCCTTCTGCTGGACCTGTTAATGCCTGACGGCAACGGGCTGGATTGGGTCCCGGTGCTTCGCGCGAACTATCCGGACCTGCCCATCATTATTATAACCGGGGCGGGAGATCTGCCCATGGCCGTAGAAGCTATGCGCAAGGGGGCGGATAATTTCTTGACCAAACCGGTGGATATGGCCGGTTTGGAGGTCTTTCTGCAGAAAATACTGGAAGTGGGGACTATCCGTCGCCGGCACTATTCCGAACAACGGTTGTTTAAAAAGGAAGAGCTCTATTTCGGGCAAAGCCAGACGATTCAAAAGGTTCGAGAATTGGCCATTCTGGCGGCAGAAACCGATTCGGCCGTGCTGCTCCAGGGAGAATCGGGTGTCGGAAAAGGGATGTTGGCCCAATGGATTCACTATCACAGCCGGCGGAGTTCCAACCCTTTTGTGGAAATCAATTGTTCCGGCCTTAGAGGAGATCTTCTGTCCAGTGAATTGTTCGGTGCAGTACGCGGGGCCTTCACCTCAGCGGTCCAGGATCGGTCGGGTTTAATCGAGGTGGCCGACAGGGGTTCTCTTTTCCTGGATGAAGTGGGGGACATGGAACTGAACGTTCAGGCCCAATTTTTAAAGGTTATTGAGGAAAAAACGTTTCGCCGCCTCGGTGATGTGAAACCGCGAAGAAGTGATTTCCGTCTCATTTGCGCCACACACAAAGATCTCCAGGAGGAGATAGCCCATGACCGCTTTAGAAAAGAATTATATTTTCGTATCCACGTCTTTCCTATAATGCTGCCTCCTTTGAGGGAACGACCTGAGGATATTCCGGATCTGGTAAGCCATATCCTGGCAACCTTCGGGGCCTCCGGCACCAGGGTCTCCCCGGAAGTCTTGGGATTACTGATAACCTATCCCTGGCCGGGTAATATCCGGGAGTTGCGGAACGTCCTGGAAAGGGCCTGTCTCCTGGCTAAAGGAAAACCTCTCGAGCCGATCCATTTTCCCGGGTTGGAGATTCCAGCCTCCGGTCCGGAATCCCGGAAAAAAGATCAAAGCGCAAATCAATTGAGAATCTCCCAGATACGGTCTCTGCTGAAGGAATTCAGCGGGGATAAAAATAAGACGGCCCAGGCCCTGGGGGTTTCCCGGGCCACCTTGTATCGCAGGTTGAAGCAGTTCGACGAAGGGGCTTAA
- a CDS encoding GAF domain-containing protein has protein sequence MGHLKELMREKILLELYEKAFQLSDNELYDYALEQAVLLTSSTIGFFHLVSDDQKTIILTTWNSEALKNCTVAYENHYPIDQAGIWVDCVRFKKPVVCNDYQTAPNRKGIPEGHTPIQRFISIPVMEEGKARIIFGVGNKAENYDEQDVLQVQLVANELYKIIRQRRANEALRASEERFRLILDFTYDWEFWKDEDGTILYCSPSCQRITGYSAADFINDPALLLKIVHPDDRHLMEKHRDRVNNTRGVDSLEYRVITRTGELRWIGHVCQPVSISGGKPYGRRASNRDITENKQMEEQLTHSREMKLLGQMAAGVAHEVRNPLNAILAITEALFKDIGPNSAYQPYLEHIRSQVTRLSNLMKDLLELGKPIHSESFDVEVFREILSNIHNLWQETKFGKTHKLSLIVPSEVEKILIKTDSLKLQQIILNLLENAAQNSPNGSAIEFRVEALNRESCLIKIGDQGTGIPEECLNRVFDPFFTTRAGGTGLGLSLVKNFVESIGGKVAIWNNDPPPGCTVKVTLPIVS, from the coding sequence ATGGGCCACCTGAAAGAGTTGATGCGGGAGAAGATCCTTCTTGAGCTTTACGAGAAAGCCTTCCAGCTAAGCGATAACGAACTCTATGACTATGCTCTGGAACAAGCGGTACTGCTTACCAGTAGCACCATCGGGTTTTTTCACCTGGTCTCGGATGATCAGAAGACTATTATTTTAACCACCTGGAATAGCGAGGCCCTGAAGAACTGCACGGTCGCCTATGAGAACCATTATCCGATTGATCAGGCCGGTATCTGGGTCGATTGTGTCCGATTCAAAAAGCCGGTAGTCTGCAATGACTATCAAACTGCTCCCAACAGGAAAGGGATCCCGGAAGGACATACTCCGATACAGCGATTCATCAGTATTCCTGTAATGGAAGAAGGGAAGGCCCGGATTATTTTTGGTGTGGGCAATAAGGCGGAGAACTATGATGAACAGGATGTCCTTCAGGTCCAATTGGTGGCCAATGAACTGTACAAGATTATCAGGCAGCGTCGTGCCAACGAAGCCTTGCGGGCCAGCGAGGAACGTTTCCGCCTGATATTGGATTTTACCTATGACTGGGAATTCTGGAAAGACGAAGATGGAACGATTTTATACTGTTCCCCTTCCTGTCAACGCATTACAGGTTATTCTGCGGCGGATTTTATAAATGATCCGGCGTTATTGTTGAAAATTGTCCATCCGGACGATCGGCACCTGATGGAAAAGCACCGGGATAGGGTCAACAACACCAGGGGGGTGGATTCATTAGAATACCGGGTCATCACCCGCACCGGAGAGCTCCGGTGGATCGGGCATGTCTGCCAGCCTGTTTCGATTTCCGGTGGGAAACCATACGGCAGAAGGGCCAGCAACCGGGATATTACCGAAAACAAACAAATGGAAGAACAATTGACCCATTCCCGAGAGATGAAACTCCTTGGCCAAATGGCCGCCGGGGTGGCCCACGAGGTGCGTAATCCCCTTAATGCCATTTTGGCCATCACGGAAGCCCTTTTCAAAGATATCGGGCCTAATAGCGCCTATCAGCCTTACCTGGAACATATCCGGAGTCAGGTTACCCGCCTTTCCAATTTAATGAAAGACCTGTTGGAGTTGGGAAAACCGATTCATTCTGAAAGTTTCGATGTTGAAGTGTTCAGGGAAATCTTATCCAATATCCATAACCTCTGGCAGGAAACGAAATTTGGCAAAACCCACAAATTATCCCTTATTGTACCATCCGAAGTAGAAAAAATACTTATTAAAACCGATTCGCTGAAACTCCAGCAAATTATCCTTAACCTATTGGAAAACGCCGCTCAAAATAGTCCTAATGGCAGTGCCATTGAATTTCGGGTTGAGGCGTTAAACCGGGAGTCGTGCCTAATAAAGATCGGCGATCAGGGAACCGGCATCCCTGAAGAGTGCCTGAATCGCGTTTTCGACCCTTTCTTTACAACACGGGCAGGAGGAACCGGTTTAGGATTAAGTCTGGTAAAAAATTTTGTCGAGTCTATAGGTGGGAAGGTGGCTATTTGGAACAATGATCCGCCTCCTGGATGTACGGTAAAGGTGACGCTGCCGATCGTGTCCTGA
- a CDS encoding PAS domain S-box protein, with amino-acid sequence MQIDSEASDRSKAALPTVLAVDDDPFNLDVLSKHLKGAGFRLIVARDGESALDKARYGRPDLILLDLLMPAMDGFETCHRLKADEALRDIPIIFMTALTDIEAKVKGFQAGGVDYITKPFQFEEVLSRIKTHLSLHRMQKQLEAQKAQLQQEVVERRLVEESLKASEEKYRTLVEHSTDAILMLNPERKIVSFNQAFLTLFGFERNEIEGKSARIIHPSDDSFKSFGDVAYPIIKRIGFFRTEWNFIRRDGTAVPVETVTSAIKSPEGASTGFVAVIRDITERRRVEEELRRHREHLEELVAERTAELTQANNQLQKEIADRLLMEEALQRSAEKIKLFAYSVSHDLKSPAIGIFGLTKLLSRQYRAILDERGQRCCDQILKTAEQITLLVEKINLYMSTKHAPLKVERVNPKEIFQTVKEEFSNRLKNFQIRWLEPDCVPEISADPSGILRILRNLVDNALKYGGDQLSEIRIGYQASERFHILSVTNDGICIRRESSERIFDPFQREETTADVEGTGLGLAIVKELADHHGGRVWVESGAGKGTTFYVSISKKLASSIVI; translated from the coding sequence ATGCAGATTGATTCAGAAGCTTCCGATAGGTCGAAGGCTGCTCTTCCCACTGTTTTGGCCGTAGATGATGACCCTTTTAATCTGGATGTCCTATCGAAACATTTAAAAGGGGCCGGGTTTCGCCTGATTGTGGCCCGAGATGGTGAGAGTGCCCTGGACAAGGCTCGATACGGTCGCCCCGACTTGATTCTCCTGGACCTGCTGATGCCTGCCATGGACGGGTTTGAAACCTGCCACAGATTGAAGGCCGATGAGGCCCTGCGGGATATTCCGATTATCTTTATGACGGCCTTGACCGATATAGAAGCTAAGGTGAAGGGGTTTCAGGCCGGTGGGGTGGATTACATCACCAAACCCTTTCAGTTTGAAGAAGTTTTGTCACGGATTAAAACCCACCTGTCCCTGCATAGGATGCAAAAACAACTGGAGGCGCAAAAAGCACAGTTACAACAGGAAGTCGTCGAGCGCCGGCTGGTGGAAGAATCCCTTAAGGCCTCAGAGGAAAAATACCGGACCCTGGTGGAGCATTCCACCGATGCCATCCTGATGCTGAATCCGGAGAGAAAGATCGTCTCTTTCAATCAGGCCTTTCTGACTCTATTTGGCTTTGAACGAAATGAAATCGAAGGGAAATCGGCGAGGATTATTCACCCCTCCGATGATAGTTTTAAGTCCTTTGGAGACGTAGCCTATCCCATTATTAAGCGGATTGGGTTTTTCAGAACCGAGTGGAATTTTATTCGCAGGGACGGTACGGCTGTTCCGGTTGAAACGGTCACCTCAGCCATTAAATCCCCTGAGGGGGCTTCAACAGGATTCGTGGCTGTCATCAGGGACATTACCGAACGCCGGCGGGTCGAAGAGGAATTAAGGAGGCACCGGGAACACCTTGAAGAGTTGGTTGCCGAGCGTACGGCCGAGCTTACCCAAGCCAACAATCAATTGCAAAAGGAGATTGCCGATCGTTTACTCATGGAGGAGGCTCTGCAAAGGAGTGCGGAAAAAATCAAGCTGTTTGCCTACTCGGTTTCCCATGATCTCAAGAGCCCGGCCATCGGTATCTTTGGATTAACCAAGCTGCTTTCCCGGCAGTATAGAGCTATCCTGGATGAAAGGGGACAAAGGTGCTGTGATCAAATACTGAAAACCGCCGAACAGATTACCTTGCTGGTCGAAAAGATCAATCTGTATATGTCCACCAAGCATGCCCCTTTAAAGGTCGAAAGGGTAAACCCCAAAGAGATCTTTCAGACCGTGAAGGAAGAATTTTCGAATCGACTTAAAAATTTTCAGATTCGCTGGTTGGAACCTGATTGTGTTCCGGAAATCAGTGCAGACCCATCCGGCATCTTGAGGATCCTGAGGAACCTTGTGGATAATGCCCTGAAATATGGCGGTGATCAACTGAGTGAGATCAGGATTGGGTACCAGGCCTCTGAGAGATTTCATATCCTATCCGTCACCAATGATGGAATCTGTATCAGAAGGGAGAGTTCCGAAAGGATCTTTGACCCCTTTCAGCGCGAGGAAACAACCGCCGATGTCGAAGGGACGGGTTTGGGACTGGCTATTGTAAAAGAATTAGCCGATCATCATGGGGGCAGGGTATGGGTGGAGTCCGGAGCCGGGAAAGGGACGACATTCTATGTGTCCATTTCTAAAAAATTAGCCTCTTCAATAGTTATCTGA
- the ettA gene encoding energy-dependent translational throttle protein EttA has translation MAVEPNKVIYTMIQVSKYYDKKPVLKNISLSYFYGAKIGVLGLNGSGKSSLLRILAGVDQEFNGQTILSPGHSVGFLEQEPVLDDSKTVKEMVEQGVQTIVDLLNEFNRINEQFAEPMTDAEMDKLIERQGRVQEKLDALDAWDLDSRLEMAMEALRCPPGDTSVKILSGGERRRVALCRLLLQNPDILLLDEPTNHLDAETVAWLERHLQRYAGTVIAVTHDRYFLDNVAGWILELDKGEGIPWKGNYSSWLEQKQNRLRLEEKTESKRQKTLQHELEWIRMSPKGRHAKAKARIHSYEALVDQEMEKREKDLEIYIPPGPRLGNLVIQAENLSKAYGDNLLMDQVSFMVPPGGIVGVIGPNGAGKTTLFRLITGQEKPDGGVLKIGETVKLAYVDQSRDVLDPEKTIWEMITEGQDPINLGKREVNSRAYVARFNFSGSDQQKKVGLLSGGERNRVHLARMLKEEANVLLLDEPTNDLDVNTMRALEEALENFGGCAMVISHDRWFLDRIVTHILAFEGESKVQWFDGNYSEYEADRKARLGAAADQPHRIKYRHLTRG, from the coding sequence CCTTCGGATCCTGGCCGGCGTCGACCAGGAGTTTAACGGGCAGACCATTCTTTCCCCCGGCCATTCGGTAGGGTTTCTGGAACAGGAACCCGTGTTGGATGACAGCAAGACCGTAAAGGAAATGGTGGAGCAGGGGGTCCAGACCATAGTGGATTTGTTGAATGAATTTAACCGGATCAATGAACAGTTCGCCGAGCCCATGACCGACGCCGAAATGGATAAACTCATCGAACGACAGGGCCGGGTCCAGGAAAAACTGGATGCCCTGGATGCCTGGGACCTGGATTCCCGGCTGGAAATGGCCATGGAGGCCTTGCGTTGTCCTCCCGGTGATACATCGGTCAAAATATTATCCGGAGGCGAAAGAAGGCGGGTGGCCCTTTGTCGGCTCCTGCTTCAAAACCCGGACATCCTCCTTTTGGATGAGCCCACCAATCATTTGGACGCCGAAACCGTGGCCTGGCTGGAAAGGCATTTGCAGCGCTATGCCGGGACGGTCATCGCCGTAACCCATGACCGCTACTTCCTGGACAATGTGGCCGGTTGGATCCTGGAACTGGACAAGGGGGAAGGAATCCCCTGGAAGGGGAATTATTCTTCCTGGCTGGAACAAAAACAAAACCGGCTGCGTCTGGAAGAAAAGACGGAGAGCAAGCGTCAAAAGACCCTTCAGCATGAGCTGGAATGGATCCGCATGTCTCCGAAGGGCCGCCATGCCAAGGCCAAGGCCCGTATCCATTCCTATGAAGCCCTGGTCGACCAGGAGATGGAAAAAAGAGAGAAAGACCTGGAGATCTATATTCCTCCTGGTCCCCGTTTGGGGAATCTGGTGATTCAGGCGGAAAATCTGAGCAAGGCTTATGGCGACAACCTGCTGATGGACCAGGTTTCTTTTATGGTTCCTCCGGGCGGGATCGTAGGCGTCATCGGACCCAATGGGGCCGGCAAGACCACCCTTTTTCGTTTGATCACCGGCCAGGAGAAACCGGATGGCGGTGTTCTTAAAATCGGGGAAACGGTCAAGCTGGCCTATGTCGATCAGAGCCGTGATGTTCTTGATCCGGAGAAGACCATCTGGGAAATGATCACCGAGGGCCAGGATCCCATCAATTTGGGAAAGCGGGAGGTCAATTCCAGGGCCTATGTGGCCCGGTTCAATTTTTCCGGCAGCGATCAGCAGAAAAAGGTGGGGCTTCTTTCCGGGGGAGAACGCAACCGGGTCCATCTGGCCCGCATGTTGAAAGAAGAGGCCAATGTGCTTCTTTTGGATGAGCCGACCAATGACCTGGATGTCAATACCATGAGGGCCCTGGAGGAGGCCCTGGAAAATTTCGGGGGTTGTGCCATGGTCATCAGCCATGACCGCTGGTTCCTGGATCGGATCGTCACCCATATCCTGGCCTTTGAAGGGGAAAGCAAGGTCCAGTGGTTCGACGGCAATTATTCGGAATATGAGGCCGACCGAAAGGCCAGACTGGGTGCGGCCGCCGATCAGCCCCATCGTATCAAATACCGGCATTTGACCAGGGGGTAG